In the genome of Phlebotomus papatasi isolate M1 chromosome 2, Ppap_2.1, whole genome shotgun sequence, one region contains:
- the LOC129803667 gene encoding argininosuccinate synthase, which yields MKETVLLAYSGGLDTSCILLWLLEKGYEVVCLIADVGQEEDFEAARKKALKIGAKEVVVANVKKDFVVNYIFPAVGMGLLYERRYLLGTSLARPCISAALVQCAKERGIKLISHGATGKGNDQVRFELSSYALYPEIKVIAPWRIDEFCERFQGRDDLLKYAQVNGIEVEATPKAPWSMDANFMHISYESGVLEDPAHVAPESLYKMTRGPKAWPEKPTILEVEFVKGLPVAVIVDKKKTVDPVGILELLNRIGGENGIGRIDIVENRFVGLKSRGVYETPGVKILFEAHLDLELVCLDREVFRLKSYLSDRMADFVYNGFWFSPEGIFARHCLEQSQENVSGTVTMEIFKGVARPIARRAVKGLYNEELVSMNVHGGYTPASAGGFIEINSIRLKEFSNTFGTFK from the exons ATGAAGGAGACGGTACTTCTAGCTTACTCTGGTGGCCTCGACACGAGCTGCATCCTGCTGTGGCTCCTGGAGAAGGGTTACGAAGTCGTGTGCCTAATAGCCGATGTTGGCCAGGAAGAGGACTTTGAAGCAGCCCGGAAAAAAGCCCTGAAAATTGGCGCCAAAGAAGTCGTTGTAGCCAATGTTAAGAAAGACTTTGTCGTGAACTACATCTTCCCAGCCGTGGGAATGGGACTTTTGTATGAGAGACGCTACCTCCTGGGAACATCCCTGGCTCGTCCCTGTATCTCAGCTGCACTCGTACAGTGCGCCAAGGAGCGTGGGATCAAGCTAATCTCTCACGGAGCAACGGGAAAAGGCAACGATCAGGTTCGCTTTGAACTCTCCAGCTATGCCCTCTACCCTGAGATCAAAGTGATCGCTCCCTGGCGCATTGATGAGTTCTGCGAGAGATTCCAGGGCAGAGATGATCTCCTCAAGTACGCTCAGGTCAATGGAATTGAGGTAGAAGCCACACCAAAAGCTCCCTGGTCCATGGATGCCAATTTCATGCACATTTCCTACGAATCAGGAGTCCTCGAGGATCCAGCTCATGTGGCTCCCGAGAGCCTCTACAAAATGACACGGGGACCAAAAGCCTGGCCTGAAAAACCTACAATTCTCGAGGTGGAGTTCGTTAAGGGACTTCCCGTTGCAGTGATTGTtgataagaaaaaaactgtGGATCCTGTTGGAATCCTTGAGCTCCTGAATCGAATTGGAGGGGAAAATGGCATTGGACGGATCGATATCGTGGAGAACAGATTTGTCGGGCTCAAG TCGCGAGGAGTTTATGAGACGCCTGGGGTGAAAATCCTCTTCGAAGCTCACCTGGATCTGGAGCTAGTGTGCCTAGATCGTGAAGTTTTCCGGCTCAAATCCTACCTTTCTGATCGTATGGCTGATTTCGTCTACAATGGCTTTTGGTTCTCTCCCGAGGGCATTTTTGCTCGTCACTGCCTCGAACAGTCCCAGGAGAATGTCTCCGGAACAGTGACAATGGAAATCTTCAAAGGAGTAGCACGTCCAATTGCTCGCAGAGCTGTAAAAGGACTCTACAACGAAGAATTGGTCTCAATGAATGTCCACGGAGGCTACACTCCAGCCTCTGCTGGTGGCTTCATTGAGATTAACTCCATTCGCCTCAAGGAATTCAGCAATACCTTTGGGACATTCAAATAA
- the LOC129803668 gene encoding fasciculation and elongation protein zeta-2: protein MRDLASKMAELKFEAPLAQFEFEDTDEWGPLEYQSTNLTNIRPHLTNRDLEMNLKENGNVPSETICAEEAPTLPETTSTAVNLILKENDNFNEAFSGSLEDLVNTFDEKITKCFGNYEESVANLAPVQIRSQEDIMNECQMWWTITGNFGNILPIDWSKSFSRQMQLPTLNLNERSAEKSESEVNDLCSEDEAVANDLDMHTLILNDLASETVEPIKTAEEVIKEIVDIMDEVSSIEEEEAPTESTRLEKTKEIFGEIFYEDKLKTLTISQLNDLYMEMEVLFREYSETLIAELAARDELEFEKELKNSFISLLLAVQNRRRQYHTERKRDKNRQDAEPKYLTTVIPYHMEDGPPPHHILQILIKILKAINEDSPTVPTLLTDYILKVLCPT, encoded by the exons ATGCGGGACTTGGCTTCCAAGATGGCTGAACTGAAATTTGAGGCTCCTCTGGCTCAATTTGAGTTTGAGGACACTGACGAATGGGGTCCCCTGGAGTATCAATCCACCAATCTGACCAATATTCGCCCACATCTCACCAATCGCGACCTCGAGATGAATCTCAAGGAGAACGGGAATGTGCCATCTGAGACAATCTGCGCAGAGGAGGCTCCCACCCTTCCGGAAACCACCTCCACTGCCGTCAATCTCATCCTCAAGGAGAACGATAACTTCAATGAGGCTTTTTCGGGTAGCCTCGAAGATCTAGTCAACACATTTGACGAGAAAATCACTAAATGCTTCGGCAATTATGAGGAATCCGTCGCTAATCTTGCTCCAGTCCAGATCAGAAGTCAGGAGGACATCATGAATGAGTGCCA GATGTGGTGGACAATCACGGGAAACTTTGGGAACATCCTCCCGATCGACTGGAGTAAGTCCTTCTCGCGCCAGATGCAGTTACCGACGCTGAATCTAAATGAAAGGTCAGCAGAGAAGAGCGAAAGCGAGGTGAATGATTTGTGTTCAGAGGATGAGGCTGTGGCCAATGACTTGGATATGCATACACTCATCCTCAATGACCTGGCCAGTGAGACAGTGGAGCCGATTAAGACGGCTGAAGAGGTGATTAAGGAGATTGTGGATATAATGGATGAGGTGTCGTCAATTGAGGAGGAAGAGGCACCAACAGAAAGCACCAGACTGGAGAAGACCAAAGAAATATTCGGTGAGATCTTCTATGAGGACAAACTGAAGACGCTCACAATCTCACAGCTCAATGATCTCTACATGGAAATGGAGGTGCTGTTCCGGGAATACTCAGAGACCCTGATTGCCGAACTGGCGGCCAGGGATGAATTGGAATTTGAGAAGGAGCTCAAGAACTCATTCATCTCGCTCCTCTTGGCTGTCCAGAATCGACGTCGACAGTATCACACTGAGAGAAAGCGCGACAAGAATCGACAAG aCGCTGAACCCAAGTACCTCACAACGGTTATTCCATATCACATGGAAGATGGACCGCCACCTCATCACATTCTCCAGATTCTCATCAAGA TTCTCAAGGCAATAAATGAAGACAGTCCAACGGTTCCCACTCTCCTAACAGACTACATACTCAAAGTGCTGTGTCCGACATAG